The Methanosphaera sp. BMS genome contains a region encoding:
- a CDS encoding LytTR family DNA-binding domain-containing protein, with translation MNELKVELFLSKDIEEAYTEIYTDKLTDNIQKAIEILEDDEYNDKPSLLAVNNGQDISLLDYNDIYMIRIENKQVVVYTKKDEYTSKKPLYQLEDILDSSFVRISKTTIINIHKINRVAPSFRGMMFVELKNDLKDTISRKYLPTFKQSLDI, from the coding sequence ATGAACGAATTGAAAGTTGAACTATTCCTATCAAAGGACATCGAAGAAGCCTACACTGAGATATATACCGATAAGCTCACCGATAATATTCAAAAGGCCATTGAAATACTGGAGGATGATGAATATAATGACAAGCCGTCATTACTGGCAGTCAATAATGGACAGGACATATCACTACTTGATTATAATGACATTTACATGATACGCATCGAAAACAAGCAGGTGGTAGTATATACCAAGAAGGATGAATATACATCAAAAAAGCCATTATATCAATTGGAGGATATTCTTGACTCATCCTTTGTACGAATATCCAAGACTACCATCATAAATATTCATAAGATTAATCGGGTAGCACCATCATTTAGAGGTATGATGTTTGTAGAGCTTAAAAATGACCTGAAGGATACCATTAGCAGAAAATATCTGCCAACATTTAAACAATCCTTAGACATATAA
- a CDS encoding DUF3021 domain-containing protein, translated as MKLIDIVKQLALGAFVGCFILCMVIVLISTLSSQSVSFDGIYLSKSILASIIIGWAFSLSGFIYNREDLPLALQVLIQMICGLTTLFLSAMILGWIPLDKGLDPFISFAVTTIIFTVIFWIGFYLYDYYQAKELNQKIRIINKEE; from the coding sequence ATGAAATTAATTGACATAGTTAAACAACTGGCATTAGGGGCATTCGTTGGATGCTTCATATTATGTATGGTAATAGTGCTTATTTCAACGTTAAGTTCACAGAGCGTTAGCTTTGATGGAATATACCTATCCAAGTCCATATTGGCATCAATAATTATAGGATGGGCATTTTCGCTTAGCGGATTCATATACAATAGGGAAGATTTGCCTTTGGCACTACAGGTATTGATTCAGATGATATGCGGATTGACGACACTGTTTTTAAGTGCCATGATACTCGGCTGGATTCCACTTGATAAGGGACTTGATCCATTCATATCATTTGCAGTAACGACAATAATCTTTACCGTTATATTCTGGATTGGCTTCTACCTGTATGATTATTATCAGGCAAAAGAGTTAAATCAGAAAATCAGAATTATCAATAAAGAGGAATAA
- a CDS encoding nucleotidyltransferase domain-containing protein, translating into MNNRKKIAQKFADAIKSEYIIQIILYGSVARGDDTPESDIDILIITNDYEKIESKVYDETYNIIIEDDEVISPQFISQEHYDEIRNFSYISNVIKDGEIIG; encoded by the coding sequence ATGAATAATCGAAAAAAAATAGCTCAAAAATTTGCGGATGCAATTAAATCAGAGTATATTATTCAAATAATATTATATGGTTCTGTAGCACGTGGAGATGATACTCCTGAATCAGATATAGATATTCTTATCATTACTAATGATTATGAGAAAATTGAATCAAAAGTATATGATGAAACATATAATATCATCATTGAAGATGATGAAGTGATATCACCACAGTTTATCTCACAAGAACATTATGACGAAATAAGAAATTTTTCATATATATCAAACGTAATTAAGGATGGTGAAATCATTGGATGA
- a CDS encoding HEPN domain-containing protein, with amino-acid sequence MDEIDYYIQNAMENLESSIALYKLKKYRNSLSLSYYSMFMVAKGLLILKGYTTKSHDGVKIGFSKEYVNTGDFDKKYYDELSKSETLRIKADYDVTITFDEKTAKERIDVATDFLNKTKDYLDKREIITHKQQDS; translated from the coding sequence TTGGATGAAATTGATTATTATATTCAAAATGCTATGGAAAACTTGGAATCAAGCATTGCATTATATAAACTAAAGAAGTATAGAAATTCCTTATCATTATCCTATTATTCCATGTTCATGGTTGCAAAGGGATTACTGATTCTAAAGGGTTATACTACCAAATCACATGATGGTGTAAAAATAGGTTTTTCGAAAGAATATGTGAATACTGGTGACTTTGATAAAAAATATTATGATGAACTTTCTAAATCCGAAACATTAAGGATAAAAGCAGATTATGATGTTACAATAACTTTTGATGAAAAAACAGCAAAAGAACGTATTGATGTAGCAACTGATTTCTTAAATAAGACAAAAGATTATCTGGATAAACGAGAAATAATTACACACAAACAGCAAGACTCATAA